GCGGCACCAGCAGAAGTGCGAGCTTGGTCAGCTCCAGAAGTAGCGGATGAATCCGATGGTTGATTCAATTGCTTGTTAGCAGCTTCCAAACCTCTCTTTAAAACCTCATTATTGGGATCAAAGTCTAAGCCCTTCTTATAAGCATCAGCTGCCGCTGCTGCATCGCCAAGTGACAATTTGGCACGACCAAGTCGTCCAAAGGCTCGAGCATGATGAGGATCTAAACTTAAGCATGTTAAAGCATCTTCTACAGCATTTTCGAATTGCCCTAGCTGATTATACGCGGCTGCACGATTGGAGTAGTAAACTGGAGAGGTAGGATCGATTTCTATGGCTTTAGTGTATAAATCCAAAGCTTTTTGATAATCCTTTGCCGCAATGGCATTATTTCCTTCAAGTTTTAATTTCTCAGCCTCTTCTTTATTAACATGAGCAGTGGAATCCTCCTCCACTGGATGCAGTTTTTCGTACTCCTCAAAAGCAGCAACTAAACGATCCCCTGACTTGGGCTTAATTTCTTCTggtttgattttaaaagaatctTGAATACATTGAGCTGATTTTGGTTAGATTATCTTAAATGGGGTTACACATACCAGCAACCTCCAagctttccttttcttcttcagaaaTCGAACCGGTGGTAATAGCTTGCTTCAAATAGTCAATAATAGCCGCAGTAACTTTGTTAGAGCTCATTTTCCTAATCGTTTTAAGAACCGATTTTTTTCGTATTACTGAAAGTATATCGTGAGATGCGCGAAGGGCAAAATTATTCCAAGCGCCGTTATAGATTTTTATATACGTAAACAtgcaaataataaaatgaatttttgattcCTAATTATATTGCTATTAAAATAACATTAGATAACTATAGTACCTTTAATGTGAATCATGAACTGTAAAATACTGATatgacaaaaaaaaacaaaaatagatAGAAACAACAGACAGgaagcaaagaaaaaactaaaaacaTATATTATTCCAGGTCCCAGCTTTCTGTCTCAGAATTATATTGAAGGAGATGGAAGGGTATTTGCAACTGTTCAAGGTACGTACCAATGGAACATGGCTTGGTGCGTAAATCATTAGCTGATGTGCGTAAAACAGACTGTGGAACTTCTTGAAGCATGGTTGTAAacttcaaagaaaaaacaggAAATAGCACTTCGACTGCTAATTGCGCAGATTTTCGCcaattttggatttttctttcaaccACCTGTATCTGTTTAGAATTTTTGTCAGTGTCAAGAGCGAGCTCTACAACGGATAATTGTTCTTTCAAGCCACCAATTTCTAATTCAAGGTTACGGATTCTGTTAATTAGTTTGCTATCCGTTTCACTTGGAGCAGTAGCCATTGAGATAGGCTTGGCACAATACAGCCGTTCAGGTGAGGAAACAGTTAAGCGGGTTCGCGAAATCTTCGAAATCGGAGGATGAAATGGTTTAATGAGAGCCTTTCGTACAgacattttattaacattcTTAAATGGCCGCGTAATTAAATCTTTGTTGACCCCTGGGTGCATAGTAGATTTAAGAGATGGAAGGCTTCGATTTATCAAAGAGGTAGAAAGACAGACATTAGAATAGTTTGGAGTATTGTTCTCATTGGACaaaatagtatttttataGGTGTTCGgtttaataatattagAATGGTTTGAATGATTATTCCCAATTGATAAAACACTGTTTTTGTATGAATTCGGCTTAGTGACATTAGTACGATTTTTgctattattttcattcaacACAGCTTCGCCTCTGTTGGAAACCATTTCAGTTTGTACTTTCCCATACAATCCAGTCCAAACATTCTCCTTCCGAGATGCTAGAAGATCGACCCTCTTATGCTTATGGGAGGTAGCAGACTTAGGGGGAGTGTAATCATAgttaaatttaatacttGAATTAGGAATATGCGTGGCTTGTTGTTCAGACTCATTGATGCAAGTTTCATCAAAGTCTTGATCTACACCGTAGGGATTCAACAAATCTTCTTGATGTTGAGATTCAGCTAGTGGTTGCTCAAGTCGACGTGATTGTTTCCGTTCTTCTATTGCCATTTTGTTAATGgtaattaatgaattttcgGAAAAAGTTGGCTCCATATCACTAGGTAATGGAGAAATGTCAAAAATAGTCGGCTCACTAGACAATGGATCTTGACCAGTAGAATCAGAAGTTAAATCAGGGAAGTCTTCATCCTCTCTTGATGgctcaaaatcaaattccTCAGAACAACCATTGTTCCAATCGATATGATGAGGTAACGAGGGCTCTGTATATATACTAGGTTTTATGGTAACCGGAATGACTACAGCATCGAAAACTTTTCTCGGTTTCTTAATCCTTGGAGACAGAGTAGGATATATTTCCTCCTTTTCAGGATACTTCCTCCAGCCTGTAGGTCTTCCCCTTCTTCTTGGCAATCCTTCCTCGAAGTTCAAATCTTTATTAACATACGAATACTTTCTTGGCCTTCCTGCCCTATGCTTCACTCTCGtcatttctcttttcttcagCATAATCAGTGCGGCTTCAGAGTCTGCAAATGCAGGGAATAGATTAGTATCGTCTGTAAAAGCCaaagatttaaatataGGATCGAGATCACACAGCTGGTTCCAACCAAAATCACTTTCCGAATAATTTTGGGTTGATAATTGAGATTTACAACTTTGTGAGCTTAACGGTTCAATAACCTGATTATTCTCGTTAGGAAGAGTAACCAGTGGTTGATTTTCAGATTTATCTTCAAAGTATGCAAAGTCTTTATCATTCGAGGACACATGGCCGCTAATCTCTGGGTGGTCATCACAATGGGCATTGTATTTCACAAAAGAGGGAGATTCAGTTTTTGGATCAGGAGTCGTTgtacaaaagaaagaatctgtgataaattcattattcatttcatttaaagaaaaatctcTAGAAAAGGTTCCCTTCATCTGGCTTGCTTCTGTTTGATTCATCGGTTTACCATCAGAATAATAGTATTCTACCGGCTCAAAGAAATGGGATCCAAGGTTTGAGCCGACGCCCTTTCCTTGCTCAAACCTTTCATTGTCGTTAGAGGAAATACTTTCAGATCCGGTGTTTACTGGTATCGACTCCTGCTTTTTGTTCACATTCATAAGGCCTATAAGGTTTCTCACGATtctcaaaaagcaaaattctgttcaaagcaatatacatttaataaatttgcCGGAGTATGATTATTAAGGACATATCTTTGGTGTGGAAATTGTGAAGAAATTTGGACTGAGTATGGTGGGCACTAATTCTTGAAGGAGGTATTCTAACAACCTCTGTGCACATACCACACATGGTGAAGTTATCTTCCATTATAAAAGCCAGAAAAGCTAATGCTTTGGCTAAAAAGAatgacaaaataaaaaagaaagacacTGATAAAGGCATACGACAAAAGCATTCTAAAAAGGAGGGAAAAGATGAAACATTGAAAAGAGACGTAGAAAAGTTTATTCAAAACGTGAATAGCGAAGACACCCCTTCTGAAGATGACTCCATGTCAATGGATGCTTTTTTGGAAGGCGGATTTGAAGAATTAGACTCTGCGAATTCGAATGATGCAGGTTCctcaagaaaaagaaaaaatttgccaAATGAAAATACACAAGACTCTACCTCTGAATCAtcggaagaagaagaggatggCTTGGAATCTTATCAAAAGCAATTGGAAGGCCTAAAGGAAAAGGATCCAGAATTTTACAAGTTCCTTGAGCAGAATGACCAAGACTTGCTTGAATTCAACGCCGCTGAAACAGACGCAATGGCGAAGGAAATTGATGAGAATGAACGTTTGAAATCTTCTAGCGGAAAAATCGTTCTGACAAGTGATACAATTCAACAATGGCAAAAGCTTTTGGAGACGAACCATTCATTGACCACACTACAAAAGGTCGTGC
This portion of the Schizosaccharomyces pombe strain 972h- genome assembly, chromosome: I genome encodes:
- the sgt2 gene encoding SGT2 family TPR repeat-containing protein is translated as MSSNKVTAAIIDYLKQAITTGSISEEEKESLEVAAQCIQDSFKIKPEEIKPKSGDRLVAAFEEYEKLHPVEEDSTAHVNKEEAEKLKLEGNNAIAAKDYQKALDLYTKAIEIDPTSPVYYSNRAAAYNQLGQFENAVEDALTCLSLDPHHARAFGRLGRAKLSLGDAAAAADAYKKGLDFDPNNEVLKRGLEAANKQLNQPSDSSATSGADQARTSAGAAPDLGSIFGGGMPDLGSLMNNPAVMNMARNLMQSGALNNIMNDPNIANMARNFQSGGGMPDLSSLANNPQLQNLARNFMNNNNNGNTDNNNQGNPPPQ
- the swi2 gene encoding DNA recombination mediator Swi2, which translates into the protein MNVNKKQESIPVNTGSESISSNDNERFEQGKGVGSNLGSHFFEPVEYYYSDGKPMNQTEASQMKGTFSRDFSLNEMNNEFITDSFFCTTTPDPKTESPSFVKYNAHCDDHPEISGHVSSNDKDFAYFEDKSENQPLVTLPNENNQVIEPLSSQSCKSQLSTQNYSESDFGWNQLCDLDPIFKSLAFTDDTNLFPAFADSEAALIMLKKREMTRVKHRAGRPRKYSYVNKDLNFEEGLPRRRGRPTGWRKYPEKEEIYPTLSPRIKKPRKVFDAVVIPVTIKPSIYTEPSLPHHIDWNNGCSEEFDFEPSREDEDFPDLTSDSTGQDPLSSEPTIFDISPLPSDMEPTFSENSLITINKMAIEERKQSRRLEQPLAESQHQEDLLNPYGVDQDFDETCINESEQQATHIPNSSIKFNYDYTPPKSATSHKHKRVDLLASRKENVWTGLYGKVQTEMVSNRGEAVLNENNSKNRTNVTKPNSYKNSVLSIGNNHSNHSNIIKPNTYKNTILSNENNTPNYSNVCLSTSLINRSLPSLKSTMHPGVNKDLITRPFKNVNKMSVRKALIKPFHPPISKISRTRLTVSSPERLYCAKPISMATAPSETDSKLINRIRNLELEIGGLKEQLSVVELALDTDKNSKQIQVVERKIQNWRKSAQLAVEVLFPVFSLKFTTMLQEVPQSVLRTSANDLRTKPCSIGTYLEQLQIPFHLLQYNSETESWDLE